From the Strix uralensis isolate ZFMK-TIS-50842 chromosome 33, bStrUra1, whole genome shotgun sequence genome, one window contains:
- the PA2G4 gene encoding proliferation-associated protein 2G4 produces the protein MSGEEEAAELTIAEDLVVTKYKMGGDIANRVLRAVVEAANSGASVLCLCEKGDAMIMEETGKIFKKEKEMKKGIAFPTSISVNNCVCHFSPLKSDQDYILKDGDLVKIDLGVHVDGFIANVAHSFVIDASKENPVSGRKADVIKAAHLCAEAALRLVKPGNQNTQVTDAWNKIAHSFHCTPIEGMLSHQLKQHVIDGEKTIIQNPTDQQKKDHEKAEFEVHEVYAVDVLVSSGEGKAKDAGQRTTIYKRDPSKQYGLKMKTSRAFFSEVERRFDTMPFTLRAFEDEKKARMGVVECAKHELLQPFNVLYEKEGEFVAQFKFTVLLMPNGPMRITSGPFEPELYKSEFEVQDGELKALLQSSASRKTQKKKKKKASKNAENATTGETAEENEAGD, from the exons GGGTCCTGCGTGCGGTGGTCGAAGCGGCGAACTCCGGAGCGTCGGTTCTCTGCCTGTGCGAGAAGGGAGACGCCATGATCATGGAGGAGACTGGCAAgattttcaagaaagaaaaagaaatgaagaaag gTATTGCCTTCCCCACGAGTATATCGGTAAATAACTGCGTCTGTCACTTCTCCCCCCTGAAGAGCGACCAAGACTACATCCTCAAAGACGGAGACTTGGTCAAAAT TGACCTGGGAGTCCACGTCGACGGCTTCATAGCGAATGTAGCACACAGTTTTGTCATAGACGCCTCAAAG gaAAACCCTGTGTCAGGCCGTAAAGCTGATGTCATCAAGGCGGCTCATCTCTGTGCCGAAGCTGCTCTGCGCTTGGTAAAGCCGGGAAACCAG AACACGCAAGTGACAGACGCGTGGAACAAAATAGCCCACTCGTTTCACTGCACGCCGATCGAAG GGATGCTGTCGCACCAGCTGAAACAGCATGTGATCGATGGAGAGAAAACAATCATCCAGAACCCTACAGACCAGCAAAA gaagGACCATGAAAAAGCAGAATTCGAGGTCCACGAAGTTTACGCTGTCGATGTTCTCGTCAGCAGCGGAGAGGGAAAG GCGAAGGATGCTGGGCAGAGAACCACCATTTACAAAAGGGACCCCTCCAAACAGTATGGCTTGAAGATGAAAACCTCCCGTGCCTTTTTCAGCGAGGTGGAGAGGCGCTTTGACACTATGCCGTTTACTCTCAG GGCGTTTGAGGATGAGAAGAAGGCCAGGATGGGGGTGGTGGAATGCGCCAAGCACGAGCTGCTCCAGCCTTTCAACGTCCTCTACGAAAAGGAAG GAGAGTTCGTCGCACAGTTCAAATTCACGGTGCTTTTAATGCCCAACGGTCCGATGAGGATAACCAGCGGCCCCTTCGAGCCGGAGCTCTACAAGTCGGAGTTTGAGGTGCAAGATGGGGAACTGAAG GCCCTTCTACAAAGTTCTGCCAGCCGGAAgacccagaaaaagaagaaaaagaag GCCTCCAAGAACGCAGAGAACGCCACCACGGGAGAGACGGCGGAAGAGAACGAGGCTGGCGACTGA
- the ZC3H10 gene encoding zinc finger CCCH domain-containing protein 10: MPDRDGYNNGSSGDEVGANADDICRDFLRNVCKRGKRCRFRHPDISEVTNLGVRKNEFIFCHDFQNKECVRLNCRFIHGTKEDEDCYKKTGELPPRLRQKVAAGLGLSPADLPNSKEEVPICRDFLKGDCQRGAKCKFQHLQRDYEYEARGMAAREQGIVPAGRRYDPYDAIYDPDRYDDHDPVLKRRRVDGLHFETYEYSFASPRTVEYRLLEEENILLRKRVEDLKKQVNNLLATNEVLLEQNAQFRNQAKVMTLSSTATATEQTLAPTVGTVTNYNHSIAQTHTTLSSQALQPRPVSQQDLVAPAGAQAAPPANAAPPMNPEITPLSAALAQTIAQGMAPPVSMAPVAVSVAPVAVSMAQPLGGITMSHATTPMVTYPIASQSMRITAMPH; this comes from the coding sequence ATGCCCGACCGCGACGGCTACAACAATGGCAGCAGCGGCGATGAGGTGGGCGCCAACGCCGACGACATCTGCCGCGATTTCCTGCGCAACGTCTGCAAGCGCGGGAAGCGCTGCCGGTTCCGGCACCCCGACATCAGCGAGGTCACCAACCTGGGCGTCCGCAAGAACGAGTTCATCTTCTGCCACGACTTCCAGAACAAGGAGTGCGTCCGCCTCAACTGCCGCTTCATCCACGGCACCAAGGAGGACGAGGACTGCTACAAGAAAACGGGGGAGCTGCCCCCGCGCCTGCGGCAGAAGGTGGCCGCCGGGCTGGGCCTCTCGCCCGCCGACTTGCCCAACAGCAAGGAGGAGGTGCCCATCTGCAGGGACTTCTTGAAGGGCGACTGCCAACGCGGCGCCAAGTGCAAGTTCCAGCACCTGCAGCGGGACTACGAGTACGAGGCGCGGGGCATGGCGGCCCGCGAGCAGGGCATcgtccccgccggccgccgctaCGACCCGTACGACGCCATCTACGACCCCGACCGCTACGACGACCACGACCCCGTGCTGAAGCGGCGGCGGGTGGACGGGCTGCACTTCGAGACCTACGAGTACAGCTTCGCCAGCCCGCGGACGGTCGAGTAccggctgctggaggaggagaacaTCCTGCTGCGCAAACGCGTGGAGGATCTCAAGAAGCAGGTGAACAACCTGCTGGCCACCAACgaggtgctgctggagcagaacGCCCAGTTCCGCAACCAGGCCAAGGTGATGACGCTGAGCTCCACCGCCACCGCCACCGAGCAGACTCTGGCCCCCACCGTGGGCACCGTCACCAACTACAACCACAGCATCGCGCAGACGCACACCACGCTCagcagccaggccctgcagcccCGGCCCGTGTCCCAACAGGATTTGGTGGCTCCCGCCGGAGCCCAGGCGGCCCCCCCCGCCAACGCCGCTCCCCCCATGAACCCCGAAATCACCCCGCTCTCGGCCGCCCTGGCCCAGACCATCGCCCAGGGCATGGCCCCCCCCGTCTCCATGGCGCCGGTGGCCGTTTCGGTGGCGCCGGTGGCCGTTTCGATGGCGCAGCCGCTGGGCGGGATCACCATGAGCCACGCCACCACCCCCATGGTGACGTACCCCATCGCCTCCCAGAGCATGAGGATAACGGCCATGCCCCACTGA
- the ESYT1 gene encoding LOW QUALITY PROTEIN: extended synaptotagmin-1 (The sequence of the model RefSeq protein was modified relative to this genomic sequence to represent the inferred CDS: deleted 1 base in 1 codon) — MERRGPGLAALGALGRRLLWALPAYAAGLLGLGAGALVLALALYAGWRRRRRARERSLRLAARLQRDEEAAVRAAAAGLGAARGELPAWVSFPDVERAEWLNKVLAQAWPFFGRYMEKLLVENVAPSIRASNSHLQTFTFTRVDMGEKPLRVLGVRAHPGAHQKQILLDLNISYVGDVQIDVEVKKFFCKAGVKGMQLHGMLRIILEPLLGDVPIVGALTMFFIRRPTLDINWTGMTNLLDIPGLSSMSDTMIMDAISSYLVLPNRLLVPLVPDLHEAAQLRCPLPRGVVRVHLRGARDLRSKDRFMGGLVGGKSDPYAVLRVGTQVVTSRVIDNELNPTWDEVYEFIVHEVPGQEIEVELFDKDPDQDDLLGRMKLDFGEVLKARALEEWFPLQEGGRGRLHLRLEWLSLMADTSRLDQVLERNRTIVAKPDPPSAAILVVYLDRAEELPMKKPGKEPNPMVQVSVQDVTRESKVVYNTSAPVWEDAFRFFLHDPRNQDVDIQVKDDPRQSPLGSLSLPLARLLDAPELTLDQPFQLQRSGPGSRLYLKLVLRVLFFDAPENGAPPPAPPGQPESLASTSGTHRPPHTSPDPQFGTEHVLRIHLLEAQSLVAKDNFFGGAVRGRSDPYARVRVAGRSFRSRVVKEELNPRWNEVYEAIVNNVPGQDVEFELFDKDLDKDDFLGRCKVPLRRVLSSRIVDEWLPLEDVKSGRLHVRLETLTPTPSTALLEQVLHTNSLLQPPRGEELSAALLSVFLDRAADLPLRKGSKPPTPFASLAVRDVSVRTKPCAPTAEPVWDEGFSFLIKRPHVESLELQVKDEGGQPLGALSLPLPRLLACEGLALDSWLPLAGGGPGSQILLRAQLGVLVSQQAEEGAGGVALAGGGHAAPQPAEAPGEEECGAGGLRQRLPPADSPPEPAEGPLGRLQLTLWYHGDERKLVAIVHGCRKLKPVSKELPDPYVSLVLLPDRSRSTKRKTNVQKKTLNPDFNERFEWDVSLEEASRRKLEAHVKSTVSFMSREKEALGKIHLDLAQVDLSEGGPHWYELRDERSSP, encoded by the exons atggAGCGGCGAGgcccggggctggcggcgctGGGCGCGCTGGGCCGGCGGCTGCTGTGGGCGCTGCCCGCGTACGCcgcggggctgctggggctgggcgcGGGCGCGCTGGTGCTGGCGCTGGCGCTTTACgccgggtggcggcggcggcggcgcgcccGGGAGCGCTCGCTCCGGTTGGCCGCGCGGCTGCAGCGCGACGAGGAGGCCGCGGtacgagccgccgccgccgggctgggcGCGGCCCGCGGGGAGCTGCCGGCCTGG GTCAGCTTCCCCGACGTGGAGAGGGCGGAATGGCTGAACAAG GTGCTGGCCCAGGCCTGGCCCTTCTTCGGGCGCTACATGGAGAAGCTGCTGGTGGAGAACGTGGCTCCGTCCATCCGCGCCTCCAACAGCCACCTCCAGACCTTCACCTTCACCAGGGTGGACATGGGCGAGAAG cctctCCGGGTCCTGGGGGTCAGGGCTCACCCCGGCGCCCACCAGAAGCAAATTCTGCTGGACCTCAACATCAG CTACGTGGGTGACGTCCAGATCGACGTGGAGGTGAAGAAGTTCTTCTGCAAGGCGGGGGTGAAAGGCATGCAG ctccacgGGATGCTGCGGATCATCCTGGAGCCCCTCCTCGGGGACGTGCCCATCGTGGGGGCCCTCACCATGTTCTTCATCCGGCGCCCG acctTGGACATCAACTGGACGGGGATGACCAACCTGCTGGACATCCCGGGGCTGAG CTCCATGTCGGACACGATGATCATGGACGCCATCTCCTCCTACCTCGTCCTGCCCAACCGCCTCCTGGTCCCGCTGGTGCCCGACCTGCACGAGGCCGCGCAGCTCCGCTGTCCCCTGCCCCGG GGGGTGGTGCGGGTGCATCTCCGGGGCGCCCGGGACCTGCGGTCGAAGGATCGGTTCatgggggggctggtggggggcaAGTCGGACCCCTACGCCGTCCTGCGCGTCGGCACCCAGGTCGTCACCAGCCGCGTCATCGACAACGAGCTCAACCCCACCTGGGACGAGGTCTACGAG TTCATCGTGCACGAGGTGCCGGGGCAGGAGATCGAGGTGGAGCTGTTCGACAAGGACCCCGACCAGGACGATCTCCTGGGCAG gatgAAGCTGGATTTCGGGGAGGTGCTGAAGGCTCGGGCGCTGGAGGAG TGGTTCCCGCTGCAggaggggggccgggggcggctcCACCTGCGCCTGGAGTGGCTCTCGCTCATGGCCGACACCTCCAGACTGGACCAG GTTTTGGAGAGGAACCGGACGATCGTGGCCAAACCCGATCCCCCGTCGGCCGCCATCCTGGTCGTGTACCTGGACCGGGCCGAGGAGCTGCCC atgaagaaGCCGGGCAAGGAGCCCAACCCCATGGTGCAGGTGTCGGTGCAGGACGTCACGCGGGAGAGCaag GTCGTTTACAACACGTCTGCTCCTGTCTGGGAAGACGCTTTCCGCTTCTTCCTGCACGACCCCAGGAACCAGGACGTGGACATCCAG gTGAAGGACGACCCCCGCCAGAGCCCCCTGGGCTCCCTGTCGCTGCCCCTCGCCCGCCTGCTCGACGCCCCGGAGCTGACCCTGGACCAGCCCTTCCAGCTCCAGCGCTCGGGGCCCGGCAGCCGCCTCTACCTGAAGCTGGTCCTGCGG GTGCTCTTCTTCGATGCCCCTGAGAAtggc gcccccccccccgctcccccaggGCAGCCGGAGTCCCTGGCCAGCACCAGTGGCACCCACCGGCCCCCCCACACCAGCCCCGACCCCCAGTTCGGCACcgag cacgtGCTGCGGATCCACCTCCTGGAGGCCCAGAGCCTGGTGGCCAAGGACAATTTCTTcgggggggcggtgcggggccgcTCGGACCCCTACGCCCGCGTGCGGGTGGCCGGGAGGAGCTTTCGCAGCCGCGTGGTCAAGGAGGAGCTGAACCCCCGCTGGAACGAGGTCTACGAG gcgATCGTGAACAACGTCCCGGGGCAGGACGTGGAGTTCGAGCTCTTCGACAAGGACCTGGACAAGGACGATTTCCTGGgccg GTGCAAGGTGCCGCTGCGGCGGGTGCTGAGCAGCCGCATCGTGGATGAG TGGCTGCCGCTGGAGGACGTGAAGTCGGGGCGGCTGCACGTGCGGCTGGAgaccctgacccccacccccagcaccgcCCTCCTCGAGCAG gtcCTGCACACCAacagcctcctgcagcccccccggggcgaGGAGCTCTCGGCCGCCCTCCTCTCCGTCTTCCTGGACCGAGCTGCCGACCTCCCG CTCCGGAAGGGCtccaagccccccacccccttcgCCAGCCTGGCCGTGCGCGACGTCTCCGTCAGGACCAAG ccctgcgcccccACCGCCGAGCCCGTGTGGGACGAAGGCTTCTCCTTCCTCATCAAGCGGCCGCACGTGGAGTCGCTGGAGCTGCAG GTGAAGGACGAGGGGGGGCAGCCCCTGGGCGCCCTcagcctgcccctgccccggcTCCTGGCCTGCGAGGGGCTGGCGCTGGACTCCTGGTTGCCCctggccggggggggccccggcaGCCAGATCCTGCTGCGGGCGCAGCTGGGG gTCCTGGTGTCGCAGCAGGCGGAGGAGGGGGCTGGTGGCGTGGccctggcgggggggggacacgctgcCCCCCAACCCGCGGAGGCGCCGGGGGAGGAGGagtgtggggcgggggggctgcgccaGCGCCTGCCCCCGGCTGACAg ccccccggagCCGGCGGAGGGTCCCCTGGGCCGGCTGCAGCTCACGCTCTGGTACCACGGGGACGAGCGGAAGCTGGTGGCCATCGTCCACGGCTGCAG gaaGCTGAAGCCGGTGTCGAAGGAGCTGCCGGACCCCTACGTgtccctggtgctgctgcccgaCCGCAGCCGCAGCACCAAGAGGAAAACGAACGTGCAGAAGAAAACCCTGAACCCCGACTTCAACGAGAg GTTCGAGTGGGACGTGTCGCTGGAGGAGGCCTCGCGGCGCAAGCTGGAAGCTCACGTCAAATCCACCGTGTCCTTCATGTCGCGGGAGAAGGAGGcgctggggaag ATCCATCTGGACCTGGCGCAGGTGGATCTGTCCGAGGGGGGACCCCACTG GTACGAGCTGCGGGACGAGCGGAGCAGCCCCTAG
- the MYL6 gene encoding myosin light polypeptide 6 isoform X1 → MCDFSEEQTAEFKEAFQLFDRTGDGKILYSQCGDVMRALGQNPTNAEVMKVLGNPKSDEMNLKTLSFEQFLPMMQTIAKNKDQGCFEDYVEGLRVFDKEGNGTVMGAEIRHVLVTLGEKMTEEEVEQLVAGHEDSNGCINYEELVRMVLSG, encoded by the exons ATG TGCGACTTCTCGGAGGAGCAAACCGCGG AGTTCAAGGAGGCGTTTCAGCTCTTCGACCGCACCGGGGACGGGAAGATCCTGTACAGCCAGTGCGGGGACGTGATGCGGGCGCTGGGCCAGAACCCCACCAACGCCGAGGTCATGAAGGTGCTGGGCAACCCCAAGAGCGATG AGATGAACCTGAAGACGCTGAGCTTCGAGCAGTTCCTGCCCATGATGCAGACGATCGCCAAGAACAAGGACCAGGGCTGCTTCGAGGACTACGTGGAGGGGCTGCGGGTCTTCGACAAGGAGGGCAACGGCACCGTCATGGGGGCCGAGATCCGCCACGTCCTCGTCACCCTGG gtgaGAAGATGAcggaggaggaggtggagcagcTGGTGGCCGGGCACGAGGACAGCAACGGCTGCATCAACTACGAAG agCTGGTCCGGATGGTGCTGAGCGGCTGA
- the MYL6 gene encoding myosin light polypeptide 6 isoform X2 gives MCDFSEEQTAEFKEAFQLFDRTGDGKILYSQCGDVMRALGQNPTNAEVMKVLGNPKSDEMNLKTLSFEQFLPMMQTIAKNKDQGCFEDYVEGLRVFDKEGNGTVMGAEIRHVLVTLGEKMTEEEVEQLVAGHEDSNGCINYEAFVRHILSG, from the exons ATG TGCGACTTCTCGGAGGAGCAAACCGCGG AGTTCAAGGAGGCGTTTCAGCTCTTCGACCGCACCGGGGACGGGAAGATCCTGTACAGCCAGTGCGGGGACGTGATGCGGGCGCTGGGCCAGAACCCCACCAACGCCGAGGTCATGAAGGTGCTGGGCAACCCCAAGAGCGATG AGATGAACCTGAAGACGCTGAGCTTCGAGCAGTTCCTGCCCATGATGCAGACGATCGCCAAGAACAAGGACCAGGGCTGCTTCGAGGACTACGTGGAGGGGCTGCGGGTCTTCGACAAGGAGGGCAACGGCACCGTCATGGGGGCCGAGATCCGCCACGTCCTCGTCACCCTGG gtgaGAAGATGAcggaggaggaggtggagcagcTGGTGGCCGGGCACGAGGACAGCAACGGCTGCATCAACTACGAAG cGTTTGTGAGACACATCTTGTCAGGGTGA
- the SMARCC2 gene encoding LOW QUALITY PROTEIN: SWI/SNF complex subunit SMARCC2 (The sequence of the model RefSeq protein was modified relative to this genomic sequence to represent the inferred CDS: inserted 1 base in 1 codon): MAVRKKDGGPNVKYYEASDTVSQFDNVRLWLSKNYKKYIQAEPPTNKSLSSLVVQLLQFQEEVFGKHVSNAPLTKLPIKCFLDFKAGGALCHILAAAYKFKSDQGWRRFDFQNPSRMDRNVEMFMTIEKSLVQNNCLARPNIFLHQEIEPKLLSKLKDIVKRHQGTVTEDKSNASHVVCPVPGNLEEEEWVRPVMKRDKQVLLHWGYYPDSYDTWIPASEIEASVEDAPTPEKPRKVHAKWILDTDTFNEWMNEEDYEVTDEKSPVARRKKISAKTLTDEVNSPDSDRRDKKGGNYKKRKRSPSPSPTPEAKKKNAKKGPSTPYNKSKRGHREEEQEDLTKDMDEPSPVPNVEEVTLPKTVNTKKDSESAPVKGGTMTDLDEQEDESMETAGKDEEENGAGSKGEQAKNPDLHEDNVTEQTHHIIIPSYAAWFDYNSVHAIERRALPEFFNGKNKSKTPEIYLAYRNFMIDTYRLNPQEYLTSTACRRNLAGDVCAIMRVHAFLEQWGLINYQVDAESRPTPMGPPPTSHFHVLADTPSGLVPLQPKTPQGRQSDGDAKTGRKSKEIEELVTETVKGKPELQTSASQQMLNFPDKSKEKPADMQNFGLRTDMYTKKNVPSKSKAAASATREWTEQETLLLLEALEMYKDDWNKVSEHVGSRTQDECILHFLRLPIEDPYLEDSEASLGPLAYQPIPFSQSGNPVMSTVAFLASVVDPRVASAAAKSALEEFSKMKEEVPTALVEAHVRKVEEAAKVTGKADPAFGLESSGIAGTTSDEPERMEESGAEEARAEAQPAEEKKEAKEPRDGAAEEEAKEKPGEAPKKEEEKGKEAEGEKEPDKGDGEGAGEPEKEKEAKEGPDEAPKELPEPEAERKAKVERDIGEGNLSTAAAAALAAAAVKAKHLAAVEERKIKSLVALLVETQMKKLEIKLRHFEELETIMDREREALEYQRQQLLADRQAFHMEQLKYAEMRARQQHFQHLQQQQQQQPPPLPPGAQPLPAAAGGAPLAPAAHPLAAPPAPAMVAPAEPVGQPLPGAPPPQPPPPPGAPAVPHAPAPFPGQQPPSQSLAGSLGGSGHPAVPGNAPAALPFGLPPSAIPLSMANPPAEPLGAAFPANPPALPLHGALASSMPSGGLPPPPXPTRPGPAAPRGGLGRRAQPRHRGRRAGKPPSQPRPPRRPRPPPADGPHRTQPQHGHPRPPHAVSPDGAPDAAAPPDPAAAPGPGRPAPPAPPRRPRGSPDPPPKPTPPALVFFYDCPGFYLSVGLPGRAGDAAPPPAIYATAPIPLGTWAFPHPPAPPAPSQLSSPPPHFVLFCFVF; this comes from the exons ATGGCGGTGCGGAAGAAGGACGGCGGCCCCAACGTCAAGTACTACGAGGCCTCGGACACCGTCAGCCAGTTCGACAACGTCCGGCTCTGGCTCAGCAAGAACTACAAGAAG TACATCCAGGCCGAGCCCCCCACCAACAAGTCGCTGTCGAGCCTGGTGGTGCAGCTGCTGCAGTTCCAGGAGGAGGTGTTCGGGAAGCACGTCAGCAACGCGCCCCTCACCAAGCTGCCG ATCAAATGCTTCTTGGATTTCAAGGCGGGGGGAGCCCTGTGCCACATCCTGGCAGCGGCCTATAAGTTCAAGAGCGACCAAGGATG GCGGCGTTTCGATTTCCAGAATCCCTCGCGGATGGACCGCAACGTGGAGATGTTCATGACCATCGAGAAATCCCTGGTGCAG AACAACTGCCTGGCCCGGCCCAACATCTTCCTGCACCAGGAGATCGAGCCCAAGCTGCTGAGCAAGCTCAAAGACATCGTCAAGAGGCACCAG GGCACAGTGACCGAGGACAAGAGCAACGCGTCCCACGTCGTCTGCCCTGTCCCCGGGAACCTGGAGGAAG AGGAGTGGGTGCGGCCGGTCATGAAGCGCGACAAGCAGGTCCTGCTGCACTGGGGCTACTACCCTGACAG TTACGACACCTGGATCCCCGCCAGCGAGATCGAGGCCTCCGTGGAGGACGCCCCGACGCCGGAGAAGCCCCGGAAG GTCCACGCCAAGTGGATCCTGGACACCGACACCTTCAACGAGTGGATGAACGAGGAGGACTACGAGGTGACGGACGAGAAGAGCCCCGTCGCCCGCAGGAAGAAGATCTCAGCCAAGACGCTGACGGACGAG GTGAACAGCCCCGACTCGGACCGGCGGGACAAGAAAGGGGGCAACTACAAGAAGCGAAAGCGCTCGCCCTCCCCCTCGCCCACCCCCGAGGCCAAGAAGAAGAACGCGAAGAAGGG ACCCTCCACCCCCTACAACAAATCCAAGCGCGGGCACCgcgaggaggagcaggaggaccTGACGAAGGACATGGACGAGCCCTCGCCCGTCCCCAACGTGGAGGAGGTCACCCTGCCCAAGACAG TCAACACCAAGAAGGACTCGGAGTCTGCGCCCGTCAAGGGGGGCACCATGACCGACCTGG atGAGCAGGAGGACGAGAGCATGGAGACGGCCGGCAAG GACGAGGAGGAGAACGGCGCTGGGAGCAAGGGGGAGCAGGCCAAGAACCCCGACCTGCACGAGGACAACGTGACGGAGCAGACGCACCACATCATCATCCCCAGCTACGCCGCCTGGTTCGACTACAACAG CGTCCACGCCATCGAGCGCCGAGCCCTGCCCGAGTTCTTCAACGGCAAGAATAAATCCAAGACCCCCGAAAT ATACTTGGCGTATCGCAACTTCATGATCGACACGTACCGGCTGAACCCGCAGGAGTACCTGACCTCCACCGCCTGCCGCCGCAACCTGGCCGGCGACGTCTGCGCCATCATGCG GGTTCACGCCTTCCTGGAGCAGTGGGGCCTCATCAACTACCAGGTGGACGCCGAGAGCCGTCCCACCCCCATGGGccccccacccacctcccacTTCCACGTCCTGGCCGATACGCCCTCGGGGCTGGTGCCGCTGCAGCCCAAGACCCCCCAG GGCCGGCAGAGCGACGGCGACGCCAAGACGGGCCGCAAGAGCAAAGAGATCGAAGAGCTCGTCACCGAGACGGTGAAGGGGAAGCCGGAGCTG CAGACCTCGGCCTCGCAGCAGATGCTGAACTTCCCCGACAAGAGCAAGGAGAAGCCGGCCGACATGCAGAACTTCGGCCTCCGCACCGACATGTACACCAAGAAGAACGTCCCCTCCAAG AGCAAAGCCGCCGCCAGCGCCACGCGGGAGTGGACGGAGCAGGagacgctgctgctgctggag GCCCTGGAGATGTACAAGGACGACTGGAACAAGGTGTCGGAGCACGTGGGCAGCCGGACGCAGGACGAGTGCATCCTGCACTTCCTGCGCCTGCCCATCGAGGACCCGTACCTGGAGGACTCGGAGGCCTCGCTGGGGCCGCTGGCCTACCAGCCCATCCCCTTCAGCCAGTCGGGCAACCCCGTCATGAGCACCGTCGCCTTCCTGGCCTCCGTCGTCGACCCCCGCGTCGCCTCCGCCGCCGCCAAGTCGGCTCTGG AGGAGTTCTCCAAGATGAAGGAGGAGGTGCCCACGGCCTTGGTGGAGGCCCACGTCCGCAAAGTGGAGGAGGCGGCCAAGGTGACGGGCAAGGCCGACCCCGCGTTCGGGCTGGAGAGCAGCGGCATCGCCGGCACCACCTCGGACGAGCCGGAGCGGATGG AGGAGAGCGGCGCCGAGGAGGCGCGGGCGGAGGCGCAGCCGGCCGAGGAGAAGAAGGAGGCGAAG GAGCCCCGGGACGGCGCCGCCGAGGAGGAGGCGAAGGAGAAGCCCGGGGAGGCTCccaagaaggaggaggagaaggggaaggaggcggaGGGCGAGAAGGAGCCCGACAAGGGCGATGGCGAGGGCGCGG GGGAGccggagaaggagaaggaggcgAAGGAGGGGCCGGACGAGGCGCCCAAGGAGCTGCCGGAGCCCGAGGCCGAGCGCAAGGCCAAGGTGGAGCGGGACATCGGCGAGGGGAACCTctccaccgccgccgccgccgccctggccgccgccgccgtgaaGGCCAAG CACTTGGCGGCGGTGGAGGAGCGTAAGATCAAGTCGCTGGTGGCGTTGCTGGTGGAGACGCAGATGAAGAAGCTGGAGATCAAACTGCGGCACTTCGAGGAGCTGGAGACCATCATGGACCGGGAGCGCGAGGCC CTGGAATACCAGCGGCAGCAGCTGCTGGCGGACCGTCAGGCCTTCCACATGGAGCAGCTGAAGTACGCGGAGATGCGCGCGCGCCAGCAGCACTtccagcacctgcagcagcagcagcagcagcagccgcccccgctgccgcccggcgcccagcccctgcccgccgccgccggcggtgCCCCCCTGGCCCCCGCCGCGCACCCGCtggccgcgccgcccgcccccgccatGGTGGCCCCCGCCGAGCCCGTGGGGCAGCCGCTgcccggggcccccccgccgcagccgcccccgccgccgggcgccccgGCCGTCCCGCACG ccccggcgccGTTCCCCGGGCAGCAGCCGCCGTCCCAGAGCCTGGCTGGGAGCCTCGGTGGCAGCGGCCACCCCGCCGTGCCCGGTAATGCGCCCGCGGCCCTGCCCTTCGGATTGCCTCCATCCGCCATCCCATTGAGCATGGCTAACCCCCCCGCCGAGCCCCTCGGCGCCGCCTTCCCCGCTaacccccccgccctcccgctGCATGGGGCCCTCGCCAGCAGCATGCCGTccggggggctgcccccccccc cacccacCCGGCCTGGCCCTGCCGCACCTCGCGGGGGGCTCGGCCGCCGCGCACAGCCCCGCCATCGTGGCCGCCGTGCAGGGAAGCCTCCTTCCCAACCCCGGCCTCCTCGCAG aCCAAGGCCCCCCCCTGCAGACGGACCCCATCGCACCCAGCCCCAGCACGGccacccccgtcccccccacGCAGTGAGCCCCGACGGGGCCCCGGATGCCGCAGCCCCCCCcgaccccgccgccgcccccggcccggggagaccggcccctcccgcccccccgaGGCGCCCCAGAGgaagccctgaccccccccccaaacccacccccccagctttggtatttttttatgaTTGTCCCGGATTTTATTTAAGTGTTGGTCTCCCCGGGCGGGCCGGGGACGCTGCTCCCCCCCCGGCTATTTATGCGACAGCTCCAATCCCACTCGGCACATGGgcattcccccacccccccgcccccccagctccttctcAGTTGTCGTCGCCCCCCccccattttgttttgttttgttttgttttttaa